In one Massilia endophytica genomic region, the following are encoded:
- a CDS encoding SMP-30/gluconolactonase/LRE family protein, translated as MERVSGVQCTVGESPAWDAAQQAWFWVDIPAKRIWRLDAAGVSRYWEVPQMAACIAPRSGGGLIAGMETGMFSVALGEGREAETTLLASPAAGELGEGMRFNDGRTDRQGRFWSGTMFMDMSAGKDAGKLYRYDARGLSSPVVEGLFTQNGLSWSPDGRTMYLSDSHPKSRKVWAFDYDTETGTPTRRREFADLAQHVGRPDGAVVDADGCYWSCANDAGCLLRFTPDGRLDRKLDLPFAKPSMCTFGGADLRTLLVTSIVSGKAEDAEWGGAVVLLRPGVQGLADSPFNG; from the coding sequence ATGGAACGCGTAAGCGGCGTTCAGTGCACGGTGGGCGAAAGCCCGGCGTGGGATGCGGCGCAGCAGGCCTGGTTCTGGGTCGACATCCCGGCAAAGCGCATCTGGCGGCTCGATGCCGCCGGTGTGTCGCGCTACTGGGAAGTGCCGCAGATGGCGGCCTGCATCGCACCGCGTTCGGGCGGGGGCCTGATAGCAGGCATGGAAACCGGCATGTTCAGTGTCGCGCTGGGCGAAGGCAGGGAGGCGGAGACAACTCTCCTCGCCTCGCCTGCCGCCGGTGAACTCGGCGAAGGCATGCGCTTCAACGACGGCCGCACCGACCGGCAGGGCCGCTTCTGGAGCGGCACCATGTTCATGGACATGAGCGCGGGGAAGGACGCCGGCAAGCTGTATCGCTACGATGCGCGCGGCCTGTCCTCGCCCGTTGTCGAGGGCCTGTTCACGCAGAACGGCCTTTCCTGGTCGCCGGACGGCAGGACCATGTACCTTTCCGATTCCCATCCCAAGAGCCGCAAGGTCTGGGCCTTCGACTACGACACTGAAACCGGCACGCCAACGCGGCGCCGCGAGTTCGCGGACCTCGCCCAGCATGTGGGCCGCCCCGATGGAGCGGTGGTGGATGCGGACGGCTGCTATTGGAGCTGCGCGAACGATGCGGGCTGCCTGCTGCGCTTTACGCCGGACGGCAGGCTCGATCGCAAGCTCGACCTCCCCTTCGCGAAACCCTCCATGTGCACCTTTGGCGGCGCGGACCTGCGCACGCTGCTGGTGACATCCATCGTTTCAGGCAAGGCCGAAGATGCGGAATGGGGCGGCGCCGTCGTCCTTCTGCGCCCCGGCGTTCAGGGCCTCGCCGACAGCCCCTTCAACGGGTGA
- a CDS encoding 5-carboxymethyl-2-hydroxymuconate Delta-isomerase yields MPHLKIEYTANLDQHLDMQALCVVLARTLTQFQDDEGVSVFPLTGTRVLAYPAPYYAVADGAPDRAFLYLTLRITAGRDPKLLERISKALLAQADGQLGRVKSLRSIRATLHIDEGHPVAESKWASA; encoded by the coding sequence ATGCCACACCTGAAGATCGAATACACGGCCAACCTCGACCAGCATCTCGACATGCAGGCGCTCTGCGTGGTGCTGGCGCGCACGCTGACGCAGTTCCAGGACGATGAGGGAGTATCGGTTTTTCCGCTGACGGGAACGCGGGTGCTGGCCTATCCGGCGCCGTATTACGCGGTGGCGGACGGCGCGCCCGACCGCGCTTTCCTCTACCTCACGCTGCGCATCACGGCGGGCCGCGACCCGAAGCTGCTGGAGCGCATCAGCAAGGCCCTGCTGGCGCAGGCCGACGGCCAGCTTGGCCGCGTGAAGTCATTGCGCTCCATCCGCGCCACTCTCCACATCGACGAGGGGCATCCCGTGGCCGAATCCAAATGGGCCTCCGCATAG
- a CDS encoding LacI family DNA-binding transcriptional regulator, which produces MKKNVPTIRDVAAAAGVSTATVSKFMNGTQRFSPAVEAKVTKVIAELGYKSNPLAQSMITGRTRTVGLSVLDVANPHFTSIVKGANRVALQHGYTVLLVDTEENPGRERPLLEALSRRVDGMIVFSRMQEKEMGWLVELDKPLVFFGRLSHLNLPHVASDDHRGAYMVTRHLVTLGHKRIAYLGFSKSRRDEERMGGIRECLAAHGMSLQVFDGSAPSALEGERICSSIMLGSEHPDALICYNDLMALGFMKAAQTLGFKLPADISVAGFDNIQFGNYTSPPLTTVDLQSERMGVAAMEKLLDTIEGKPTTSFTMIEPQLILRSSTLNRN; this is translated from the coding sequence ATGAAGAAAAATGTACCGACCATCCGCGATGTCGCGGCGGCAGCCGGCGTCTCCACGGCCACCGTATCCAAGTTCATGAATGGCACGCAGCGCTTCTCGCCTGCGGTGGAAGCGAAGGTCACCAAGGTCATCGCGGAACTCGGCTACAAATCCAATCCCCTCGCGCAGTCCATGATCACGGGACGCACGCGCACCGTCGGTTTGTCGGTGCTGGACGTGGCCAACCCCCACTTCACCAGCATCGTGAAGGGCGCAAACCGCGTGGCCCTCCAGCATGGCTATACCGTGCTGCTCGTGGACACGGAAGAGAATCCGGGCCGCGAGCGCCCCCTGCTTGAAGCCCTGAGCCGCCGGGTGGACGGCATGATCGTTTTCTCGCGCATGCAGGAAAAGGAGATGGGCTGGCTGGTGGAGCTGGACAAGCCCCTTGTCTTCTTCGGCCGCCTGAGCCACCTGAACCTGCCGCACGTGGCCAGCGACGACCACCGCGGCGCCTACATGGTCACGCGCCATCTCGTCACGCTAGGGCACAAGCGCATCGCCTACCTGGGCTTCTCCAAATCGCGGCGCGACGAGGAGCGCATGGGCGGCATCCGCGAATGCCTGGCGGCGCATGGCATGTCGCTGCAGGTTTTCGACGGCAGCGCGCCCTCGGCGCTGGAAGGGGAGCGCATCTGCTCCTCCATCATGCTGGGTTCCGAACACCCCGATGCACTGATCTGCTACAACGACCTCATGGCGCTGGGCTTCATGAAGGCCGCGCAGACGCTGGGCTTCAAGCTGCCCGCCGATATCTCGGTGGCCGGTTTCGACAACATCCAGTTCGGTAACTACACCTCGCCGCCGCTTACCACCGTGGACCTGCAAAGTGAGCGCATGGGCGTCGCGGCCATGGAAAAGCTGCTGGATACCATCGAGGGCAAGCCTACTACCAGCTTCACCATGATCGAGCCGCAGCTGATCCTGCGCTCCTCCACCCTCAACCGGAACTAA
- a CDS encoding aldose epimerase family protein codes for MRIALAIALLCAAGQGGCTGITVQPFGFMPTGEAVEKVTLANERGMRLSYIDYGATLLRADVADRQGRRRNIILNLPDLPSYLRTQRRFAAVIGRYAGRIGNARYTLDGVTIQLPANAKGTALHGDPHGYDKRLWKRRDFADAASIGSVYTLVSPDGDQGHPGRLEVSVTYRLLRKRDEFRIEYEARSDAPTVVNLTNHAYFNLAGAGSEGIASHRFRFGASRYAVTDEKKVPTGELAPVRGTPLDFTRPASAGANPAFDHSLVFDRPGLVAVIDETESGRRMEVRTSEPSAQFNTGGGFDGSETGGEGRAYQRNDGFAFETQHLSDSPNQPGFPSTVLRPGQVFRSWTSFRFSIAK; via the coding sequence ATGCGCATAGCGCTGGCGATTGCCCTGCTGTGCGCGGCGGGGCAGGGCGGCTGCACCGGTATCACGGTGCAGCCGTTTGGCTTTATGCCCACCGGCGAAGCAGTCGAGAAGGTCACCCTGGCCAACGAGCGCGGCATGCGGCTCTCGTATATCGACTACGGCGCGACCCTGCTGCGCGCCGACGTGGCGGACCGGCAGGGCCGGCGCCGCAACATCATCCTCAATCTCCCCGACCTGCCATCCTACCTGCGCACCCAGCGGCGCTTTGCCGCGGTGATCGGGCGCTACGCGGGCCGTATCGGCAACGCGCGCTACACATTGGACGGCGTCACGATCCAGTTGCCCGCCAATGCGAAAGGGACGGCCCTGCATGGCGATCCGCACGGATACGACAAGCGCCTGTGGAAGCGGCGCGACTTCGCCGATGCCGCCTCCATCGGTTCCGTCTATACGCTTGTTAGCCCGGACGGGGACCAGGGCCACCCTGGCAGGCTGGAAGTGAGCGTCACCTACCGCCTGCTGCGCAAGCGGGACGAATTTCGCATCGAGTATGAAGCGCGCAGCGATGCGCCCACGGTGGTGAACCTCACCAATCACGCCTACTTCAATCTCGCGGGCGCTGGCAGCGAAGGCATTGCAAGCCACCGCTTCCGCTTCGGCGCAAGCCGCTACGCGGTGACGGACGAAAAGAAGGTGCCTACCGGCGAGCTCGCGCCCGTGCGCGGAACCCCGCTGGATTTCACCCGGCCTGCCAGCGCGGGCGCAAATCCTGCTTTCGATCACAGCCTCGTATTCGACAGGCCGGGCCTGGTGGCGGTGATCGATGAAACGGAGAGCGGCCGCCGCATGGAGGTGCGCACTTCCGAGCCCTCGGCCCAGTTCAATACGGGTGGCGGTTTCGACGGCAGCGAAACGGGAGGGGAGGGGCGCGCCTACCAGCGCAACGATGGCTTCGCGTTCGAGACCCAGCACCTTTCCGACAGTCCCAACCAGCCTGGCTTCCCTTCCACCGTGCTCCGCCCCGGCCAGGTCTTCCGCTCATGGACCAGCTTCCGTTTTTCCATTGCAAAGTAA
- a CDS encoding MFS transporter has protein sequence MKLNEPVSQQVVGKYRWTICALLFFATTVNYLDRQVLSLLAPQLSKEFNWSNTDYANITAAFQFVYAVAMLFAGRVVDRIGTKKAYILAIVIWSLGAIMHAYSVPMGSAVGSVMGALGLAVVPASILGFMLSRAVLAVGEAGNFPAAIKATAEYFPKKERSFATGIFNSGANVGAILAPLTVPWIALTWGWQAAFIAIGAIGFVWMVAWQILYDAPEKQKRLGADELAFIRSDTGSTAQAAPAGAKVPWFRLLAYRQTWAFAFGKFMTDGVWWFFLFWLPKYLSAQYGMGPADIVIPLAVLYSMTMVGSIGGGYFPAYFMNRGQSPYDGRMKAMLVIALFPLVVLLAQPLGGVSPWLPILLIGVGASAHQAWSANLFTTVSDMFPQRSVASVVGIGGMAGGIGGVVISKLGGWLFDYYGALSQISTGYMIMFTICAVAYLLAWGVMKTLVPRHKEITDL, from the coding sequence ATGAAGCTGAATGAGCCTGTCAGCCAGCAAGTCGTTGGCAAGTACAGATGGACCATCTGTGCGCTCCTGTTTTTCGCCACCACCGTCAACTACCTCGACCGCCAGGTGCTGAGCCTGCTGGCGCCGCAGCTCTCCAAGGAATTCAACTGGTCCAATACGGACTACGCGAACATCACGGCCGCCTTCCAGTTCGTCTACGCGGTGGCCATGCTGTTCGCAGGCCGCGTGGTGGACCGCATCGGCACCAAGAAGGCCTATATCCTGGCCATCGTGATCTGGTCGCTGGGTGCAATCATGCATGCCTACTCCGTGCCCATGGGCTCCGCCGTCGGCAGCGTGATGGGCGCGCTGGGGCTGGCGGTGGTTCCCGCTTCCATCCTCGGCTTCATGCTCTCGCGCGCCGTGCTGGCGGTGGGCGAGGCGGGCAACTTCCCCGCCGCCATCAAGGCCACGGCCGAATACTTCCCGAAGAAGGAGCGCTCCTTCGCCACCGGCATCTTCAACTCCGGCGCCAATGTGGGCGCCATTCTGGCGCCGCTCACCGTGCCCTGGATTGCGCTGACCTGGGGCTGGCAGGCCGCCTTCATCGCCATTGGCGCCATCGGCTTCGTGTGGATGGTGGCATGGCAGATCCTGTACGACGCGCCGGAAAAGCAGAAGCGCCTGGGCGCCGATGAACTGGCCTTCATCCGCAGCGACACAGGCAGCACCGCGCAGGCCGCGCCTGCGGGCGCAAAGGTGCCGTGGTTCCGCCTGCTGGCCTACCGCCAGACCTGGGCCTTCGCCTTCGGCAAATTCATGACCGACGGCGTGTGGTGGTTCTTTCTGTTCTGGCTTCCCAAATACCTGTCGGCCCAGTATGGCATGGGCCCGGCGGACATAGTCATCCCTTTGGCCGTGTTGTACAGCATGACGATGGTAGGCTCCATCGGCGGCGGTTACTTCCCGGCCTATTTTATGAACCGCGGCCAGTCTCCCTATGACGGCCGTATGAAGGCGATGCTGGTGATCGCGCTCTTCCCGCTCGTGGTGCTGCTGGCGCAGCCGCTGGGCGGCGTGAGCCCCTGGCTGCCTATCCTGCTGATCGGCGTGGGCGCCTCGGCGCACCAGGCGTGGTCGGCCAACCTGTTCACCACCGTGTCCGACATGTTCCCGCAGCGCTCCGTCGCTTCCGTGGTGGGCATCGGCGGCATGGCGGGCGGCATCGGCGGCGTGGTGATCTCCAAGCTGGGCGGCTGGCTGTTCGACTACTACGGCGCGCTGAGCCAGATCAGCACCGGCTACATGATCATGTTCACCATCTGCGCCGTGGCCTACCTGCTCGCGTGGGGCGTGATGAAAACCCTGGTGCCGCGCCACAAGGAAATCACGGACCTCTGA
- a CDS encoding TetR/AcrR family transcriptional regulator: protein MAGIRQFNEDKALESAMHLFWQKGFGATSMQDLAEATGVLRGSLYNAYGDKQSIFLLAYSRHKARFLGAVGDALDQPTLEESLHAFLDLCISSMSEPCSPDSPATRGCMTTRTATEQAAQEEPIRSALRELVDELSRLLEARLSAAAEELTLPSAAAARLLVLHTRGMVVIERLYHDADSLRASADALVSLLLRK from the coding sequence ATGGCCGGTATCCGACAATTCAACGAAGACAAGGCGCTTGAAAGCGCCATGCACCTCTTCTGGCAGAAGGGCTTCGGCGCGACCTCCATGCAGGACCTGGCGGAGGCGACCGGCGTGCTGCGCGGCTCCCTCTACAACGCCTATGGCGACAAGCAGTCCATCTTCCTGCTGGCCTACAGCCGCCACAAGGCCCGTTTTCTGGGCGCCGTGGGCGACGCCCTGGACCAGCCGACCCTGGAAGAATCGCTGCACGCCTTCCTCGATCTCTGCATCAGCTCCATGAGCGAGCCCTGCAGCCCGGACTCCCCTGCCACGCGCGGCTGCATGACCACCCGCACCGCCACGGAACAGGCGGCCCAGGAAGAGCCTATCCGATCGGCCCTGCGCGAGCTGGTGGACGAACTTTCCCGCCTGCTGGAGGCCCGCCTGTCTGCGGCCGCCGAAGAGCTGACCCTGCCGTCCGCCGCGGCCGCACGCCTGCTCGTGCTGCACACGCGCGGCATGGTGGTGATCGAGCGGCTCTACCACGACGCTGACAGCCTGCGCGCCAGCGCGGACGCCCTGGTCAGCCTTCTTCTGCGCAAGTAA
- a CDS encoding YbfB/YjiJ family MFS transporter: MQSDSPAPMRAIFAGLCASLVGIGLARFAYTPLIPPLIEAKWFAADDVLFLSAANLVGYLAGALAGRPLAQRLSARLTLQLMMALASLTFFACAIPVSVSWFFVWRFLSGLSGGIIMVLAATSILPHVPPQRRGMASGMIFLGVGLGIAGSGTVLPQLLSMGLTQTWIGLGAMALALTVMSWTWWPHPLPAAPGAAAAAPPPNGHAGALRLLYLQYALSAVGLVPMMIFIVDFIARGLGWGAHDAALFWVLYGLGAVIGPMLYGTMADRLGVHATSVLSLLGQGAAIAVLITSRQHFALALATFVLGTFPPGIVPVYLGKISQAVQGNAAAHSAAWSRSTTIFALMQALAGYGSSWLLSASNGNHRLLFTLAAGALLLCMLADLITPRRESATTK; encoded by the coding sequence ATGCAGTCCGATTCTCCCGCGCCCATGCGCGCCATCTTTGCCGGGCTATGCGCCAGCCTGGTCGGCATCGGCCTCGCCCGCTTCGCCTACACGCCCCTCATTCCCCCGCTGATCGAAGCGAAATGGTTCGCGGCGGACGATGTGCTCTTCCTCAGCGCCGCCAACCTGGTGGGCTACCTGGCCGGCGCCCTGGCGGGACGGCCCCTGGCCCAGCGCCTGAGCGCCCGCCTCACCCTGCAGCTGATGATGGCGCTGGCCTCCCTCACTTTCTTCGCCTGCGCCATTCCCGTCTCGGTGAGCTGGTTCTTCGTGTGGCGTTTCCTCTCGGGCCTGTCGGGCGGCATCATCATGGTGCTGGCGGCGACTTCCATCCTGCCCCACGTGCCGCCCCAGCGGCGCGGCATGGCCAGCGGCATGATCTTCCTCGGCGTGGGCTTGGGCATCGCGGGCTCCGGCACGGTGCTGCCCCAACTGCTCTCCATGGGCCTGACCCAGACCTGGATCGGCCTGGGCGCCATGGCCCTCGCGCTCACGGTGATGAGCTGGACCTGGTGGCCCCACCCGCTCCCGGCTGCCCCGGGAGCAGCCGCAGCCGCGCCGCCGCCGAACGGCCACGCGGGCGCGCTCCGCCTCCTCTACCTCCAGTACGCGCTAAGCGCGGTGGGCCTGGTGCCGATGATGATCTTCATCGTGGACTTTATCGCACGCGGCCTGGGCTGGGGCGCACACGATGCGGCACTGTTCTGGGTGCTCTACGGCTTGGGCGCCGTGATCGGGCCCATGCTGTACGGGACCATGGCCGACAGGCTGGGCGTGCACGCCACGAGCGTGCTCTCCCTGCTGGGACAGGGCGCGGCCATTGCCGTCCTCATCACTTCGCGGCAGCACTTCGCGCTCGCCCTGGCCACCTTCGTGCTGGGCACCTTCCCTCCGGGAATTGTGCCCGTCTATCTCGGCAAGATCTCGCAGGCGGTGCAGGGCAATGCGGCCGCGCACTCGGCCGCCTGGAGCCGTTCGACGACCATCTTTGCCCTGATGCAGGCGCTGGCGGGCTACGGCAGCTCCTGGCTCCTGTCCGCCAGCAATGGCAACCACCGCCTGCTCTTCACCCTCGCAGCGGGCGCCCTGTTGCTGTGCATGCTAGCCGACCTGATAACACCCCGTCGCGAAAGCGCGACGACAAAATAG
- a CDS encoding MHYT domain-containing protein, translating into MDYASLQNLFSPPADPSLLNYGLYNTRLVVLSVLVAIFASWMGLQMAGQSRAAPSRTLRLATLFTGSLALGAGVWAMHFIGMLAFDLCTYTTYDPLITLLSMLPSLAASMVALSITRRAQLTWRTLLAGGVLVGAGIGAMHYSGMAAMRVGLALHYDPAMFALSIVVAVVLATLALGVRFGLRGSYLKLRPGTRLMISAVVMGCAISGMHYTGMAAARFIGVPPPGSAPTDTSFIALAVGAITVLFTIFVMGANGLLRYRELYRHLHQSESWMRALLTTTVDGVITVDSQGIIHEFNQSAERIFGWTCEEIRGKHIQTLMADPGRSRRDGFLHFLDTGDDARARAGSEVTALRKDGSILPIRRAMGHARLADRDLYVLFITDISERRAIMQALRESELQFRSLIRNIPGISFRCRVEGDRSLVFLSDGVERILGYPVHDFVGPQRSRTFDELTTPADLPRLNATIDHCVATGQPYTAEYRLRHADGSLRWMWEHGALVRGDDGEAHWLDGVILDITERRQMEEDLRHAKEKAELAAASRATFVANMSHEIRTPMNSILGFTDVLLDTELRPDQRAHLDTVRNAGRALLRLLNEILDTAKLDKGAVELELADFNLLALIDELSSTYNATASMKDLKLKIEIAPDLPPWLHGDELRVRQVLTNLLDNAIKFTAAGNVTLAVQQEGEGLHIAVSDTGIGIAPDRLAAIFEPFTQADASMTRRFGGTGLGTTISKQLVELMGGRIWAESAPGEGTTFHIELPLKPALAPRQAHLPRQRQRIAFDLPPLRVLAADDVAQNLELLSLLFGKHGHTMVMGHDGAHAAELAAQQDFDVILMDVQMPHVDGLAATRMIRAEAERSGRARVPIVAMTASVLDAHRRASAAAGMDGFVSKPVDWYALSHEIARVLGLEAVGPVSAPAADRGPQVLNQKAGLLRWGGNALPYQQALCRFEEEYGSCAEAMEALHQRAGYAALQALAHRVRGVAANLGFEQLAPALAEIEQHGACQDSDALPAALARLSTHLADARHALAALDCAEQLPPAPPALPQLDVSELSAVSRTLEQSLARGALDDAALTRLSAMLQGHVAPAAMAQLHLALDDFDFALARQRLQALTASLLAPVPEPQ; encoded by the coding sequence ATGGACTACGCATCGCTGCAGAACCTGTTCTCGCCGCCAGCAGACCCATCTCTGCTGAATTACGGCCTGTACAACACCCGCCTCGTGGTGCTGTCGGTGCTGGTCGCCATCTTCGCTTCGTGGATGGGATTGCAGATGGCGGGCCAGTCGCGCGCGGCCCCTTCGCGCACCCTGCGCCTGGCGACCCTGTTCACCGGCAGCCTGGCCCTGGGGGCGGGCGTGTGGGCCATGCACTTCATCGGCATGCTGGCCTTCGACCTGTGCACCTACACCACTTACGATCCCCTGATCACGCTGCTGTCCATGCTGCCCAGCCTGGCAGCCTCCATGGTGGCGCTCTCGATCACGCGGCGCGCCCAGCTCACCTGGCGCACCTTGCTGGCGGGCGGCGTACTGGTAGGGGCGGGCATCGGCGCCATGCACTACAGCGGCATGGCAGCCATGCGCGTCGGCCTCGCCCTGCACTACGATCCCGCCATGTTCGCCCTCTCCATTGTGGTGGCGGTGGTGCTGGCCACGCTGGCACTGGGCGTGCGCTTCGGCCTTCGCGGCTCCTACCTGAAGCTGCGTCCCGGCACCCGCCTCATGATCAGCGCCGTCGTCATGGGCTGCGCCATCTCGGGCATGCATTACACGGGCATGGCGGCCGCGCGCTTCATCGGCGTGCCGCCGCCCGGCTCCGCCCCCACCGACACCAGCTTCATCGCCTTGGCCGTGGGCGCCATCACGGTGCTGTTCACCATCTTCGTGATGGGCGCGAACGGGCTGCTGCGCTACCGCGAGCTGTACCGCCACCTGCACCAGAGCGAAAGCTGGATGCGCGCCCTGCTCACCACTACGGTGGACGGGGTCATCACAGTCGACAGCCAGGGCATCATCCATGAATTCAACCAGTCGGCGGAACGCATCTTCGGCTGGACCTGCGAGGAAATCCGGGGCAAGCATATCCAGACGCTGATGGCCGATCCCGGCCGCTCGCGCCGCGACGGTTTCCTGCACTTCCTCGATACCGGCGACGATGCCCGCGCCCGCGCCGGTTCCGAAGTCACGGCGCTGCGCAAGGACGGCAGCATCCTGCCTATCCGCCGCGCCATGGGACACGCGCGCCTTGCCGACCGCGATCTCTATGTGCTCTTCATCACGGACATCAGCGAGCGCCGCGCCATCATGCAGGCCCTGCGCGAGAGCGAGCTGCAGTTCCGCTCCCTGATCCGCAATATTCCCGGCATCTCCTTCCGCTGCCGTGTAGAAGGCGACCGCTCGCTCGTCTTCCTGAGCGACGGCGTCGAGCGCATTCTCGGCTACCCCGTGCACGATTTCGTCGGCCCCCAGCGCTCGCGCACCTTCGACGAGCTGACCACGCCCGCCGACCTGCCGCGCCTGAACGCCACCATCGACCACTGCGTCGCCACCGGCCAGCCCTACACCGCGGAGTACCGCCTGCGGCATGCGGACGGCAGCCTGCGCTGGATGTGGGAGCACGGCGCCCTGGTGCGGGGCGACGACGGCGAGGCGCACTGGCTGGACGGCGTGATCCTCGACATCACGGAACGGCGCCAGATGGAAGAGGACCTGCGCCACGCGAAGGAGAAGGCGGAACTGGCGGCCGCGTCGCGCGCCACCTTCGTGGCGAACATGAGCCATGAGATCCGCACGCCCATGAACTCCATTCTTGGTTTCACGGACGTGCTGCTCGATACCGAACTGCGTCCCGACCAGCGCGCCCACCTCGACACAGTGCGCAATGCGGGCCGCGCCCTGCTGCGGCTCCTGAACGAGATTCTCGACACGGCAAAGCTGGACAAGGGCGCCGTGGAACTGGAGCTGGCCGACTTCAATCTCCTGGCCCTGATCGACGAGCTCTCGTCCACCTACAACGCCACGGCCAGCATGAAGGACCTGAAGCTGAAGATCGAGATCGCGCCCGACCTGCCGCCCTGGCTGCACGGCGACGAACTGCGCGTGCGCCAGGTGCTCACCAACCTGCTGGACAACGCCATCAAGTTCACCGCCGCGGGCAACGTCACGCTCGCCGTGCAGCAGGAAGGCGAGGGCCTGCACATCGCCGTCAGCGACACCGGCATCGGCATTGCGCCGGACCGCCTGGCGGCCATCTTCGAACCGTTCACGCAGGCCGACGCCTCGATGACGCGCCGCTTCGGCGGCACCGGCCTGGGCACCACCATCAGCAAGCAGCTCGTGGAGCTGATGGGCGGCCGCATCTGGGCCGAGAGCGCGCCGGGCGAAGGCACCACCTTCCACATCGAGCTGCCGCTCAAGCCCGCGCTCGCGCCGCGCCAGGCCCACCTGCCGCGCCAGCGCCAGCGCATCGCCTTCGACCTGCCGCCGCTGCGCGTGCTGGCGGCGGACGATGTGGCGCAGAACCTTGAGCTGCTGTCGCTCCTCTTCGGCAAGCATGGCCACACCATGGTGATGGGCCACGATGGCGCCCACGCCGCCGAACTGGCGGCGCAGCAGGACTTCGACGTGATCCTGATGGACGTGCAGATGCCCCATGTGGACGGCCTGGCCGCCACCCGCATGATCCGCGCCGAGGCCGAACGCAGCGGCCGCGCGCGCGTGCCCATCGTCGCCATGACGGCCAGCGTGCTCGATGCGCACCGCCGCGCCAGCGCCGCCGCAGGCATGGACGGCTTCGTGTCGAAGCCGGTGGACTGGTACGCCTTGTCGCACGAGATCGCCCGCGTGCTGGGCCTCGAAGCCGTGGGCCCGGTCAGCGCTCCCGCTGCCGACCGCGGCCCCCAGGTACTGAACCAGAAAGCGGGCCTGCTGCGCTGGGGCGGCAACGCCCTGCCCTATCAGCAGGCGCTGTGCCGCTTCGAAGAGGAATACGGCAGCTGCGCCGAGGCGATGGAAGCCTTGCACCAGCGCGCCGGCTACGCAGCCTTGCAAGCCCTGGCCCACCGCGTGCGGGGCGTCGCCGCCAATCTCGGTTTCGAACAGCTGGCGCCGGCCCTGGCCGAGATCGAGCAGCACGGCGCCTGCCAGGACAGCGACGCGCTGCCTGCCGCGCTGGCCCGGCTGTCGACGCACTTGGCCGATGCGCGCCATGCCCTCGCCGCGCTCGACTGCGCCGAGCAGCTGCCGCCCGCGCCGCCTGCCCTGCCGCAACTGGACGTCTCCGAGTTGAGCGCCGTATCGCGTACGCTGGAGCAGTCGCTGGCGCGCGGCGCGCTGGACGATGCGGCCCTGACCCGCCTTTCCGCCATGCTGCAAGGCCATGTGGCGCCTGCCGCCATGGCCCAGCTGCACCTCGCATTGGACGATTTCGATTTCGCGCTGGCCCGCCAGCGCCTGCAGGCGCTTACCGCGAGCCTGCTCGCCCCCGTACCGGAACCACAGTAA
- a CDS encoding HD-GYP domain-containing protein produces MTTFQQLPLILAVDDEASNLQLLRQILQDHYRLLFAKDAARALELARQEQPNLILLDVMMPGMSGHEACRILKADEATAAIPVIFVTALSDQDDEVRGFEAGAVDYITKPVSPPIVRARVRTHLSLVRLDELKETRLQIVQRLGLAAEYKDNETGMHVIRMSHYARLLGVAAGLSEAEADDLLHAAPMHDVGKIGIPDRILQKPGKLDAEEWEVMQRHATIGGDIIGEHPHGMLRLARNIALAHHEKYDGTGYPKGLAGSEIPLEGRIVAIADVFDALTSARPYKPAWPLEKAIGYLEEQRGRHFDPALVDLFLAQMPAIRDIMERWAER; encoded by the coding sequence ATGACAACATTCCAGCAACTGCCGCTTATCCTCGCGGTGGATGACGAAGCCAGCAACCTCCAGCTCCTGCGCCAGATCCTGCAAGACCATTACCGCCTGCTGTTCGCCAAGGACGCCGCGCGCGCTCTCGAACTGGCACGCCAGGAGCAGCCCAACCTGATCCTGCTGGACGTGATGATGCCCGGCATGAGCGGGCACGAGGCCTGCCGCATCCTGAAGGCGGACGAGGCGACTGCCGCCATTCCCGTCATCTTCGTCACGGCCCTGAGCGACCAGGACGACGAGGTGCGCGGCTTCGAAGCCGGCGCCGTGGACTACATCACCAAGCCCGTGAGCCCGCCCATCGTGCGCGCCCGCGTGCGCACCCATCTCTCGCTGGTGCGGCTGGACGAACTGAAGGAAACGCGCCTGCAGATCGTGCAGCGCCTCGGGCTGGCCGCCGAGTACAAGGACAACGAAACGGGAATGCACGTGATCCGCATGAGCCACTACGCGCGCCTGCTGGGCGTGGCCGCGGGCCTGAGCGAGGCGGAGGCGGACGACCTGCTGCACGCGGCGCCCATGCACGACGTGGGCAAGATCGGCATTCCGGACAGGATCCTGCAAAAGCCCGGCAAGCTCGATGCCGAGGAATGGGAAGTGATGCAGCGCCACGCCACCATCGGCGGCGACATCATCGGCGAGCATCCGCACGGCATGCTGCGCCTGGCGCGCAATATCGCGCTGGCCCACCACGAGAAGTATGACGGAACGGGCTACCCGAAAGGGCTGGCAGGTTCGGAGATTCCGCTGGAGGGCCGCATCGTGGCCATTGCGGACGTATTCGACGCGCTCACCTCGGCCCGCCCCTACAAGCCGGCCTGGCCGCTGGAAAAGGCCATCGGCTATCTGGAAGAGCAGCGCGGACGCCACTTCGATCCCGCGCTGGTCGATCTCTTCCTGGCCCAGATGCCCGCCATCCGCGACATCATGGAGCGCTGGGCCGAACGCTAA